The sequence TCAATCATAATTTGTTGGTTAGGAGTCGCTCTAATCTGCAAGATACTCCGGGGATTTTCGTCAACTCTCTGCTGAGGAGAGAACTGACAAACAAATGCCTCCAGAGCATCTTTCATCCACGAATGTGCACACACATCTCTAGCTTCATTGACCATCATCTGCAAGAGAATTCAACTGCACTCTTCAGAAGTAATCCAAggttgaaatatatatatattctgagATCAGATTTATATTAGAAtgaatatgatatatattaatCCCAAAATAGTTTCGCCTTGTAATAGAAATTATCGATAGAGTTTTGGCTCTATTGGTCGATCCACGTAACCAATGTATATTGTTTCGTTTCGTTTCAATATATTCCCACTGTTGTACATAAAATTCATCATGCAACCTGATGCACTGCACCAAATCGGTCCACATATGGCAAGAAATATGGAAAATTAATAAGGTTCGATTCGTTTTGAACATACCCAAACTCGTTggcggacatctttttccgGCCAAACATCTAATTCCTCAGTTACAAACAAGGGAAACATTGATCCCATGTTGAATGTATCTTGGCTATTGCTTTTGAAAATCCATTCGCCTAATTTATCCTGCAAGAAAATGACAACCAACAAATTTAGGAATGACAAAACAGCACAAGTACATCGACATCACATGGTTTCTCCAACAATACCAAAATACTAACCTCGAGTGATCCAATCACACCGGCTTCTTCGAGTGTCTCCCGCGAGGCTGCCAACTCGATATCCTCGTCGAGTTCCCAACCACCCTGATTATATTATTGCCAAAATTCAATGCCAAACCAGAACAACTAGAATATGAAACTGTTTGATATCATCAAATCTCAAATTAGGAAGGAAAAAAACCTTCGGAAACATCATTCTTGGACTTTTTTGAGAGCTTATCAAAAGAACCTCCAAATCATCAATGGATGTCTCATGGATTTGGGGTGAGTCGTCGGTTTTTCTTATTCTGTATGGGATACATCTGCACAATTTGAAGGTCGGTCTCAAATATTGAGcataaaatcattcaaaattATCACCTACAAACCCTTAAAATCCCATCAATCATTTTCATTTCCACTAAAATAACAATCCCATATTACAACTTCAACACATATCTAAATCATTGTACGGTCACTTGCAAAATTTCTCGAATAAAACATCAACGAAACCGAACAACAGACAAACGAGGAAACTTTACACATCAATCCAACAACAAATTCATCCAAAACCAAAATGAGAAAGGAGCCTCAAATCACTCACCCGACAACATGGCGAAATCCTTGACTGTACCGCTGCAAATGCCTTCCCGTACGCGAAGGCAAAGACCCCAATTTCTTGATTTGCATCGTCATAataatcttgaaaaaaaaattcgaaaatcctCCCACAAATTTCCCAAGAAAACAAAGTCCCCGGATTCCAAATCTTATGTGGTTTAAACCTTGAATCAATGGAAGACGACGGAGAAGTGAACAAGATTTCGGGTGTCCCCGCGTTATTTTATAGAGAAAAGTAGccgctttttttattttttagcggggtctcaaaatttatttatttttaatattcttgAGACAAGTGGGGTCTCTTAAATCCGCGTGACAAACATCATTTACTGGATTCGTAAGGAAGAAATACAAAGTACGTGTTTCCTTTTGCCTTCCGAGAACATGTCTACTTTTATTCCATAAAAGTTTACTCCACTCGTTTCGTGTGTAACATAATACGTGAATATAGATCGTGTATATTTTGTTTCGAAAGTTTCGAATGTTCTACAAAATTAATTACGATATAAGAATATTACtctttattgtgaatatcggtagggttgacttatcacacagataaaaattcgtgagaccgtctcataaaagaCCTATTCTATAAGGAGTGGgtcttatgtgagaccgtctcacggatcctaatatgtgagacgggtcatcTTACTGAATCTGTTGAATATCGTAAATAAATCGAAACTTTCAAAACGAAATATGTatgttttgaaaaataatcGTACTTAAACACGGAACGTGTGTGTCCGATTGCTTATTATAAGTGATAAgtgtaaaataatcaaatattgccatgatataataacaaaatgaCTCGTGGATGAGAGGTTGAATGTTATATGATATAAGGATGATAAATGAATGTATTTGGATAAGATAAAATTGAATgacattaatttttaaatttaattgactAGGGGCCTGAAAAAATTTCATTGAATAGGGacctaaaaatttatatttttttcactttCCCCATAATATTTGCTCTTgcccttataaaaattttagatttttttatcctTCAACCTTCATTTTCTAGCTCCGTCCGTGTCTACAAAATATTCAACCATGAGTTAACCAATACATgcacatataaatatttacgtatctatagttttttttattatgtaaaaaaTGTTCGAGTTTGAAttttgttttcatattttttaattacataTACATGATCAGGGCCGGAGCCATCCTTAGGTTAGGGTGGGCTCCAACCccaccttttttttaaaaaaattttttgtatttttaaattttaatttttttcagtccatattaaaaatagaacaaaatttttatcagttttatttttttaatttttttagtctcattttaaaaattaaaaataaaacagcTCTCACAAATCATAATTCATTACTGTGTATTGGTTGATTTATTAtcgtatgttttgaaattatgcaaTTTTGAGTTAAAAATTCAACGGCTCTAAAATTATATTGAGTATTTAGTTGTAATTAAACGAGTTACAATAATATTGTCTTATGATGTatatgaattttggagtttgaATTTTCACCCTAAAAATCTATTGTTGAAGATTTTGGAATAATAATCAATTAGTTGAAATGTTTGATGATTATTGATATGTAATTATTATTGGGcttgttttgtgatttttctatttataataaccaaaaattgaataagtatgaaatatgaaaaataattctttgttgtaaaattttggtttttccAGTTAAGTAACTCAAgtaatgaagaaaataaaaactgtcaatttatttttaaacaaaaatagcATATATCATCAAATAACGAGAAAACATCAATTACGATCTATGAGTGAACAAAATATCGGTTTCAACCAAAATAATAGACCGAgatgaattaatttgaaaatttggttTGGTGTTgaagtgcaataattgtcctactaggtagagcgatcgaaccatgatgcttgagctgttgtgcaatttaaataatttgagttacaccattaccaccagctatagcttttggtaaagcggcaaccGTTTGGTCCTACATTCAGTTTATTCAGAAgttctatttaattttttttaaatataagttAGTTCGGTTCGATTTcagtttttaatataaaacttcGGTTAATCTAATAagcaaaacttttaaaaataaaattaatattattaaaatttctaataaagtttataaggatataaatattacaatttctaataaaatttattagacAATAGTACtatgaataaaattaattttttaataaataaaatttaaatttatttaatcaattttttatattgcaatttttttatttaaaaattgataattttttaaaaaaagccaaaatttcggttaattgTGTTACTTATCGAAGTAATCGATTTTTTTGATTTGGTTTGTTAGATTTTCGTAGCAAAGTTCGGTCGGGTCGGTTTGTCGAAAAAAGTTCGCTTAATTCGATTTTAGAAAATTCAGCCCGATTTTAACTGAACTTATTACTGTCTAACACAGGATGGAGCCAACCCCAGGTACTTATGAATCCTTGCTCCGCCCATGTACATGATTATCACTCTTTATAATTTTATAGAATGTTTGATTTCAAAAGAATCTATTAGTAAAATcaccaaaacataaaattaattcaatctCACTCAAATTCGACTACTGAGGTTTATTCTTTAATCGACAAAAAAATCTTTAGGTTTAGCGACGACTGAAACCGTTGCTGATTTATTTGGCATCGGTTCTTGCGACGATTTTGAAATCGTCGTGTTTATGAATAATTTCGGATTCTTACATCATTACGAGGCTTTCGATCTCCATGAATGATTAGTTTGCTTCAATATTTACATACACGGCATCATGAATGTCAATGCCGATGATATATATAACACACACACCGATGTTTATCTATCTATACTATATGTTTTTATACGTTGTCACTCACATGTCCACCTATATATATGTATCCACCACTGAGGTACTTCttatctattatatataaaattttgatatgtttaaTCACATTTAATAGATGAGCGACACTTCAACAGTTGATGAGTACGATAAGTGGACATCATATCAAAACTGTTAATACTAGattcataataattattttgtatgTGAAATCACTCCAAAATTTCTTCCCATATTACCCCAAAATTAGCTCACTTGTTTTTTTAAGTTAATCTCAAATTACTAAAATCCTCATTTTTCTTCTATCCTCCCAATCCCTCGTAATTTCAAAGATAACAACGTGTGtgcataatttattaatatttaataaaacaacgTGTTACTAGAAAACATCAAAGAAACAGAATGATTTAGATATTTTCTAAACttaaaaagatgaaaaaaaaaattctaatcaaGTGTGCGTTGGTGCAATGAATTGAAAATGCACGAGTTTGGGAAAGACGAGAGGGTTAATGAACGAGTGTTGTTACTTTTTTGTTGAACAAAATTGACAACTTGAGGATCAAAAGTGGCTTATCCAATTCATAAAttgcaatttttattttatttttccaacaaaaactactcacatattttaatttagaattTTGTTAGCTAAATTTATTCTAAAcatataatgtattttaaaaataaaaaaaaaatatattataagtcgttatgatatattttaaatattctgTTTTTAACTGGTTGGAACTTGACAAGTCACAGAATAAAGGAACGAAATTCGAGTGGATCGAGGAACATGCAATATTTGGGGAAGTAAGGACGAATATATTGAGgctattttgtattattttgggTAATATTTATAtgatcttaaaaaaaataaaaaattgattgaaaaaaGTGTCAGGAAATTGCTAATCACGGAGTTATATAAGTACTCTAGTAAAGATAAAGTAGTAAACGGAATAAGTGTAATGTTCGTGTATGTAAGAACAAAATCAAACTAAAGTCTGCAGCAATTacagttttcttaaaacataTTCTTTCATTTCGGTAAGTGATTCGAGGATTTAACCGGACtactgtttcccaggatacaactgGCAGACCCGCATTGATGCTGCATAAATCACCACGTGGGAGAACGAAAGAGTACTTGAACTTTAGATAAAGTTTATTGACTAATCATTCTTACACTTCCATAAAATGAAACACAATATAAACTCTTCTACACCACGTTGATTTTCCCATGTTGGACAAATCCATCATTCCCCAATTTCCATTCACACACATGAAAAGCTCATTAACACACACAACCcaatattatatgtatatacatatataatccaacaaaaatttataaacatctaataaaatatttcaagtaactttatccaaatatttagtGCTCACACGTTGACAAGTCAATATATTTGTCGATTAGCATTTTGTATTTGCAACAACATATAATATTGTAAAAGAAAAACTCCCAATGCTTTTAATCTCATGTAGacgaaaattgaaaaaaaaaaagttcatattttcctataaaatatagaaaaaagaTGGGCGACACGTAGTCGTTATTATCACAATTATAAGTGACTCGGCTTCATTATCTACAAAATGCtcaaatttaaatatcttaCATCATCGGTACCTTTTTTCACATTTAATGATGTTTCCAAAGCATTTATTTCACAAGTTAGTCATATGTAAGCTCTAATTTTTCTGAATAATGCTAAAAGTACAACCAATATATCGTTACAACGACATTTACAACCATTATATCACGAGATT comes from Primulina huaijiensis isolate GDHJ02 chromosome 5, ASM1229523v2, whole genome shotgun sequence and encodes:
- the LOC140976512 gene encoding nudix hydrolase 18, mitochondrial-like; the encoded protein is MTMQIKKLGSLPSRTGRHLQRYSQGFRHVVGCIPYRIRKTDDSPQIHETSIDDLEVLLISSQKSPRMMFPKGGWELDEDIELAASRETLEEAGVIGSLEDKLGEWIFKSNSQDTFNMGSMFPLFVTEELDVWPEKDVRQRVWMMVNEARDVCAHSWMKDALEAFVCQFSPQQRVDENPRSILQIRATPNQQIMIENERESGDEVVDRCLIS